A region of Mycolicibacterium brumae DNA encodes the following proteins:
- a CDS encoding polyamine ABC transporter substrate-binding protein produces MAPKNIDPALLARLTGNRTSRRRFLGGAGAAAAALAFGPAVLSACSSSSDSPTAAPSMEPDDGAPATGTLRVSNWPFYMADGFVAAFQQASGLTVDYKEDYNDNEEWFAKYKEPLSRRQDIGADLVVPTQNFAQRMQGLGWLNEIRESRVPNKKNLRADLLNDASDPGRKFSAPYMTGMVGLAYNKAATGRPITKIEDLWDPAFKGKVSLLSDVQDGLGMIMSSQGNHPTDPTAETVQQAVDLIREQKDRGQIRKFTGNDYGDDLAAGNVVVAQAYSGDVVQLQADNPDLEFVIPESGGDWFIDTMAIPYTTANQKGAEAWIDYIYDRANYAKLVAFTQFVPVLSDMTDELAKIDPALATNPLINPPQDIQDNLYTWPALTDELTQEFNTIYTSVTGG; encoded by the coding sequence ATGGCCCCCAAGAACATCGACCCCGCCCTGCTGGCCCGGCTGACCGGCAACCGCACCTCCCGGCGCCGCTTCCTGGGCGGCGCCGGCGCGGCGGCCGCCGCGCTGGCGTTCGGCCCGGCCGTGCTGTCGGCGTGTTCCAGTTCCTCCGACAGCCCGACCGCGGCGCCCAGCATGGAGCCCGACGACGGCGCGCCGGCCACCGGCACGCTGCGCGTCTCGAACTGGCCGTTCTACATGGCCGACGGGTTCGTCGCCGCGTTCCAGCAGGCCAGCGGGCTGACGGTGGACTACAAAGAGGACTACAACGACAACGAGGAATGGTTCGCCAAGTACAAGGAGCCCCTGTCGCGCCGTCAGGACATCGGCGCGGACCTGGTGGTGCCCACCCAGAACTTCGCGCAGCGGATGCAGGGCCTGGGTTGGCTCAACGAGATCCGCGAGTCCCGGGTGCCGAATAAGAAGAACCTGCGCGCCGACCTGCTCAACGACGCCTCCGATCCGGGCCGCAAGTTCAGCGCGCCGTACATGACCGGCATGGTCGGCCTGGCCTACAACAAGGCCGCCACCGGCCGCCCGATCACCAAGATCGAGGACCTCTGGGATCCCGCCTTCAAGGGCAAGGTCAGCCTGCTCAGCGATGTCCAGGACGGCCTCGGGATGATCATGAGCTCGCAGGGCAACCACCCGACCGACCCGACCGCCGAGACCGTCCAGCAGGCCGTCGACCTGATCCGGGAGCAGAAGGACCGCGGCCAGATCCGCAAGTTCACCGGCAATGACTACGGCGACGATCTGGCCGCCGGCAATGTGGTGGTCGCCCAGGCCTACTCCGGCGACGTGGTGCAGCTGCAGGCCGACAATCCGGACCTGGAATTCGTCATCCCCGAGTCCGGCGGCGACTGGTTCATCGACACCATGGCCATCCCGTACACCACGGCGAACCAGAAGGGCGCCGAGGCCTGGATCGACTACATCTACGACCGCGCCAACTACGCCAAGCTGGTGGCGTTCACCCAGTTCGTCCCGGTGCTCTCGGATATGACCGACGAGCTGGCCAAGATCGACCCGGCGCTGGCCACCAACCCGCTGATCAACCCGCCGCAGGACATTCAGGACAACCTGTACACCTGGCCCGCGCTCACCGACGAGCTGACCCAGGAGTTCAACACCATCTACACCTCCGTCACCGGGGGTTAG
- a CDS encoding ABC transporter ATP-binding protein — MDRVTKRFGEFTAVNGADFQVGPGEFFSLLGSSGCGKTTLLRMIAGFETPTEGAIRLQGADVSRVPPHKRNVNTVFQHYALFPHMTVWDNVAYGPRSKKLDSAEVRRRVDDLLAVVQLDSFAQRRPAQLSGGQQQRVALARALVNHPSALLLDEPLGALDLKLRHAMQFELKRIQREVGITFVYVTHDQEEALTMSDRIAVMNAGNVEQIGTPTEIYDRPSSVFVAGFIGQANLWHGVQTGRSGDLADIAVLGTTLPARPGDTAINNGGKATLMVRPERVRISMAAPAGAVGVPATVANLTFQGPVLRLQLAAADDSPILAHVGPEQDLPMLRPGDTVYVSWSPDASLVLPDADIPTTVDELEELLDDS, encoded by the coding sequence ATCGACCGGGTCACCAAACGATTCGGCGAATTCACCGCCGTCAACGGCGCGGACTTCCAGGTCGGGCCCGGCGAGTTCTTCTCCCTGCTGGGGTCCTCGGGCTGCGGCAAGACCACGCTGCTGCGGATGATCGCCGGCTTCGAGACCCCCACCGAGGGCGCCATCCGGCTGCAGGGCGCCGACGTCTCCCGGGTGCCGCCGCACAAGCGCAATGTCAACACCGTCTTCCAGCACTACGCGCTGTTTCCGCACATGACGGTGTGGGACAACGTCGCCTACGGGCCCCGCAGCAAGAAACTGGACTCCGCCGAGGTGCGCCGCCGGGTGGACGACCTGCTGGCGGTGGTGCAACTGGACAGCTTCGCCCAGCGTCGGCCCGCGCAGCTCTCCGGAGGCCAGCAGCAACGCGTCGCGCTGGCCCGCGCGCTGGTCAACCACCCCAGCGCGCTGTTGCTCGACGAGCCGCTGGGCGCGCTGGATTTGAAGCTGCGCCACGCCATGCAGTTCGAACTCAAGCGCATTCAGCGCGAGGTCGGGATCACCTTCGTCTACGTGACCCACGACCAGGAGGAAGCGCTCACCATGAGCGACCGGATTGCGGTGATGAACGCCGGCAATGTCGAGCAGATCGGCACGCCGACCGAGATCTACGACCGGCCGTCGTCGGTGTTCGTCGCCGGGTTCATCGGCCAGGCCAATCTCTGGCACGGCGTGCAGACCGGGCGTTCCGGCGACCTCGCCGACATCGCGGTGCTCGGCACGACGCTGCCGGCCCGTCCCGGTGACACCGCGATCAACAACGGCGGCAAGGCCACCTTGATGGTCCGCCCGGAGCGGGTGCGGATCTCGATGGCGGCTCCGGCCGGCGCGGTCGGCGTGCCCGCGACGGTGGCGAACCTGACCTTCCAGGGCCCGGTGCTGCGGCTGCAGCTCGCGGCGGCCGACGATTCGCCGATCCTGGCGCACGTCGGGCCCGAGCAGGATCTGCCGATGCTGCGCCCCGGCGACACCGTGTACGTCAGCTGGTCCCCGGACGCGTCGCTGGTGCTGCCCGACGCGGACATCCCCACCACCGTCGACGAGCTCGAAGAACTGCTCGACGATTCCTGA